The Nocardioides ochotonae genome segment CGCGCACTCACGCATGACGAGGGCTTGCAAGTACTTTCTCGTCTCGGCCAGGCACCTGTTTTGGGGCGAGCCTCCAAGTCGGCTTGGGACGACCGTGACGAGGACACCTGGATCGATCGGCTCTGACGGTGCGACCTGCCGGTCATGGCTGGCTGAGCAGGCGCTCGCGCTCCAGAGCCACGATCTCCCGTGCGACTTTGGCGTCGGAGATGTCGAACGCTTCCGGTGAGCTGTTGGCCGTTTCCGAGACGCGAGCGAACTCGGCGAACAGCTCGCTCTTCCGCGCCAAAATGTCGGTGATCCGCTTATCGACGCCATCTTCCGACAGAAGGCGGTGGACCTGCACCGACTCCAGTTGACCCATGCGGCGGGAGCGAGCGATCGCCTGCCACTCTGTCGTCGGCTTCAGCTGCGGCTCGCAGATCACGACGACCGAGGCAGCCTGGATGTTCAGGCCGACTCCACCGGCGACGATCTGCGCGACCAAGACAGCGCCGTGCCCCGCCCGCGAGAACTCGTCAACCATCTGCTGGCGTCTGGCTGCCGGGACCGAGCCGGTCAGCGGGCCGAAGACTTTGCCCGGCAGCACGGAGGCGATGTCGTCCAGCGCTCCTCGGAAGTGCGAGAACACGATGACCCGTCGTTCGTTGTCCTCTGCCTCTTCGACGATGTCGAGAAGGCGCTGCATCTTCTGGGAGTTGGACCCCGCACGAAGTGCAGCTTGTCGCATGGCCATGAAGTTGCCCTCCACGACGGCGGCTCGGTAGTGTCGCTCGTCGGCTGGCGAGAGCGGCATCCACTCGTTGACCTCCACGAGTTCAGGAAGCTCGGTCAGTACGTCTTCCTGGTTCCGGCGGAGGTATGCCGGGGCCACCTGCTTCCGAAACTGTCGTGGCGCGAACTCGGTGGCGCTCACGGTCAAGTCGGGCCGGAGGTAGCCGACCAGGTTGCGGAACTCCTCGATCCTGTTCTCGAGCGGTGTGCCGGTGAGCAGGATGGTGCGCTCGCATCCTTGGATCAGCGTGAGGGACCGTCGGGTCCGCTGAGCATCGGGATTCTTGATGTAGTGCGCCTCATCGAGCACCAGGCACGCGGGCTTTGCGCGATCCGAGATCTGTCCGTCCAACCAACCAAGACTGTCGTACGTCGTCACGGCAACGCCGCCGTTGCGAATCCAGGATGTCAGCGACCCATCGCGGCCTGGCCCATGCAGCCGGTGTGCTCGCAGGTCGGACTTCGCGGCGACCTCTCGAACCCAGTTGGTGACGACCGCCGCGGGGCAGACCACGAGAAAGTGGTGTGAGCCCTTGGCGCGCAGGTGAGTCAGGACGGCCAGCGACTCGACGGTCTTTCCGAGGCCCATCTCGTCACCGATGATCACCTTGCGTTGGACGAGGGCGAACCGGGCGCCGAAGGACTGGTAGCCGCGCAGGGACGCCTTCAGGTGGGTCGTCTCCAGCTTGAGATCGCGGATCGCCTCCAGGATCTCTGTAGGCAGATCGCCTTGACTCTTCTCCTCATCATCGGAGAGGAAACCGAGCTCGGAGAGCATCGCGAAGTAATCGGCAGGCCGACTGATGAAGTCGTCCCACGGGTCGTCGGCCGTCGAACTACCGGTCCCAGCGAGAAGCGAAGCACGGTTCGCGACTGCAGCGATCGCTGACCGCAGCTCCTGGACCGAGCGACCTTCTGGAACGACGACGACGTGCGAGACCTTCGGCTCCGATGCCGAGATGATCGGTCGCAGCGCCTCCGCGGCTTCGAGATCGGACGTGGCGCTCTTGATCGACCGGGCGGTGTCCCAAGCGCGCAAGGCCTTGAGGAGATCCGTCGCGGCTGCCGAGCGGTTCTTGATGTCGATCCGCACGGGCATCTCGTCGACAGTGGTCTGCCAGATGGTGCGCGCAGCACCGACCATGCGGTTGCCGGTCGTCTCGCCTACTCCAGGGAGGGTGAGGATCCGGCCCCCGTGGTCGAGAACCTGCTGCACGTTCTTGATGCCGGCGGACGTGAGTGCGGTGATCCGTACCTGTCCGTTCGTGGCGTCCCTGAGCCGCTCCACCGGCATGTCGGAGACCAGCCTTCGTGCCTCGGCTTGACGGACTGCGTTGCCGGCGTTGGCTATCGCGGAACGGAGGTCGCCTTCGCGCTGTACGGCGCGATCCATCGCGGTGATCGCCGAGGCGGCCGAGTCGAGCTCGGGACGCTCCAGGAGCTCCGACCCATTCGCCACGGACGATGCGAAGCCCACCTGCTCCGTCAAGAGTGCGGACGCCCCGATCGCAGGAACCGACTTCTTGTCCCAGCCCTCGAGGCGTTCCAGCTCGTCGGCGAAGCTCGTGCTACCGAGCCAGGCGTGGAACCCCGCGATCCACTCAGCGGCCTTGGCGCCAGCGTCCTTCCTGTCCTTGCCGGAGAACATCCGCCGCGCGCCGAGCACTGACTTCGCCTCGCTCGCCGCCCGTGCGAAGCCGTCGCCACTCATCTCCGCAATCGCGCGCGTGGCGTCGGGGGAGTAGGCCGGCAGCTGGTGGCCACGCGCCATTGCGGTGACGAGGTCCCCGTCTCCGGGCGTCAGAGCCAGCGTCCGCCATGCAACGCCACGTTCGCCCGTGACGGGCGCCAAGCGCGCCTTGAGGGCATCGCAAGCCATCTGGCGGTCGTCGGCGATGCGCTGCCGCTGCTTGCCGAGCTTCGCTGCTCGCTTCGCCCACCCGGTGACGTCTTCGGCAACGCTCTTGAGGCGCTGACGCTCTTCTCGTTCCATGACCCCCGCTGACTCAACCTGATCCTGGGAAGATTAGTAGGGACCGCCCCGACGGAACCGGCGGGATCGCGAAATGTCGGCCGCCCCGAGTACCGTTCGTAGGCTGTCAACCAGGAGGTCACTTCGTGCAGCTTGAAGAGCTGAAGCCCGGTCTGCGGATCGATGGGCTCATCCCCGCCGACGTCATCACGGTGATCGCCGCGCAGTGGCACGGCACGGACGCCCTCGAGCTGACCTACAAGAACGCCTCGGGTGGGCTCGGCCAGCAGGTCGTGTTTCGCAAGGATCAGGACAAGCTCTCGATCGCACAGAGCGGCAGCCGTGCCTTCGACGCCACTGCGAGCGACTTCAAGCTGGTCGCCGAGGCCCAGCGGATCTCCCTCGCGGGGCTCTTCGACCCGATGCTCGCCGTGGCCACGAGCGACGTGCAGCCGCTACCGCACCAGATCCGTGCGGTGTACGGAGAGCTGCTGCCCCGCACGCCCCTGCGCTTCCTGCTCGCCGACGATCCCGGTGCCGGCAAGACGATCATGGCCGGCCTCTATATCAAAGAGCTGTTGCTCCGCGACGACGTGAAGCAGTGCCTGATCATCGCGCCCGGCGGCCTGGTCGAGCAGTGGCAGGACGAACTCTTCTTCAAGTTCGGCCTTCGGTTCGACCTGCTCACCAACCAGCTCATCGACGCTCAGGTCAACTTCAACGTCTTCGAGACCAACCCGCTGCTGATCGCGCGGATGGATCAGCTCTCCCGCAACGAACAGCTCCAGGCCCAGCTCAAGGAGACCGAGTGGGACCTGATCATCGTCGACGAGGCCCACCGCATGGGCGCTCACTACTTCGGCGGCGAGCTCCGCAAGACCAAGCGCTTCCTGCTCGGCGAGATGCTCGGCGAGATCACCCGACACCTGCTCCTGATGACCGCGACTCCTCATTCGGGCAAGGAGGACGACTTCCAGGCCTTCTTGACTCTGCTCGACCGTGACCGGTTCGAGGGCAAGCAGAAGAAGAGCGCCGACGTCACCGGCATCATGCGCCGCATGGTCAAGGAAGACCTCCTGACCTTCGAGGGCAAGAAGCTCTTCCCTGAGCGCATCGCCGAGACGGTGCCGTACGAGTTGACCGCGCTGGAACACGACCTGTACGAGGACGTCACCCACTACGTCCGTGAGGGGATGAACCGCGCCGAACGGCTGGGCGGCAAGCGCAAGAACACCGTCGGGTTCGCGCTCACCGTCCTCCAGCGCCGGCTCGCGTCCAGCCCCGAGGCGATCTACAAGAGCCTCGTACGACGTACCGAGCGACTGGAGCGCAAGAAGCAGGAGATCCTCAACGGCACCTACCGCGAGGTCGAGCCCGACATTGACCTGGGCGACATCGACGACGATGAGTTCAATGCCGAAGAGATCGAGGCGGCCGAGGAGGAACTGCTCGACGCAGCCACGGCCTCCCGGACGGTCGAGGAGCTCAACGCCGAGCTCATCGAGCTCGGCGACCTCGTCAAGACGGCGCGGCGGGTGCGTGAAGCCGGGACCGACCGCAAGTGGACCGAGCTGTCGACCATCCTGCAGGACCACGCACTCGTCACCGATGCCAATGGCTTGCCGCGGAAGTTCATCATCTTCACCGAGCACCGGGACACCCTCGACTACCTCCAGACCAAGATCGGTTCACTCCTCGGCAAGCCGGATGCGGTCCGCGCCATCCACGGCGGCGTACGCCGTGCAGAGCGACGGCAGATCACCGAAGAGTTCACCAAGAACCGCGACTGCCAGATCCTCTTGGCCACCGATGCCGCGGGCGAAGGTCTCAACCTCCAGGCAGCGCACCTGATGGTCAACTACGACCTTCCTTGGAACCCCAACCGCATCGAGCAGCGCTTCGGGCGAGTCCACCGCATCGGCCAGGAGGAGGTCTGCCGCCTCTGGAACCTCGTCGCCTCCAACACGCGCGAAGGCGAGGTCTTCACCCGTCTGCTGGAGAAGCTCGACCAGATGCGTGAGACCTACGGCGGCAAGGTCTTCGACGTTCTCGGGGAGGCGTTCACCGAGACGCCGCTGCGCAACCTGCTCCTGGATGCCATCCAGTACGGCGAGCGGGCCGACGTGAAGGCGAAGATGCATGAGGTCATCGACGCCTCAGTGGGCGATGGCCTCAAGGACCTGCTCGACGAGCGCGCCCTCGCCTCCGATCACCTCGCTGATGCCGACCTGCACGCGCTCCGAGCCGCGATGGACGAGGCCCGAGCGCGGCGCCTCCAGCCGCACTACATCGAACTCGCCTTCAAGGCAGCCTTCGCCAAGCTCGGCGGACGCATCGTCAAGCGCGAACAGGGCCGCTACGAGATCGCCAACGTGCCGCAGCACATCCGCTCAGCTGGCACGGGCCCGATCGCCACCAAGTACGACCGGGTCACCTTCGACCTCAGCCACGTGCAGCCCGACGGCCTCACTCGTGCAGACCTGCTTGCGCCCGGCCATCCGCTCCACGACGCCGTCATGAGCGAGGCCATTCGCAACTTCGGCGGGGCGCTCAACAAGGGCACGGTCCTCGTCTCGGCCACTCTGGAGGAGCCGCAGCTCCTCGTCGGCGTCGTTGAGGAGGTCGCCGACGCGACCGGCGAGTCCGTGGCAAGGCGGTTCGGGTACGCGTACGTCGACAGTTTCGGCACCGTCAGCCCCGCTGGGCCGGCGCCGTACCTGGACTGCGTGGGCGCCCCGGAAGGTCCGGCAACGGATGCCGCGAGGCGCTTGGGCTGGCTGGGTGACGCGGAGGACAAGGCGACGAGCTGGATCATCGCCAATCAGTTGCCCGAGTACCTCGGCGAGGTGCAGCCGCGCCGGCTGAACGAGCTGACCAAGGCGCGCGACCTCGTCACCAAGCGCCTGAGCGCCGAGAGCGAGCGGCTCCTGCTCGACGCAGCCGTCGCGTCGGAGAAGGAGCAGAAGGGCGAGAAGCCGAAGGAGTCCTCTGACAGCCTGAACCGCAAGGCTGTCGAACTCGACTCGCGTCTCGGCAAGCGCCTCGCGTTGTTGGACCAGCAGCAGCTCATGTCGACCAAGCCACCGCACATCGTCACCGCGGCACTGGTGCTACCCATCGGCATGCTTGAGGGCGAGATCCCGGCGAGTGCGCCGATCCACGCGAAGGAGACCAAGGCAGTCGAACGTCGCGGCGTCGACCTGGTCCTCGCCCGCGAGCGCGAGCTGGGCCGCAGGCCGGTCGAGCAGGCGTTCAACAACAAGGGCTTCGACATCCTGTCCACCGACGCCAACGGCGACACCTACCGGATCGAGGTCAAGGCGCGCATCGAGGGCGCCAAGGACTTCTTCGTGACCCACAACGAGGTCATGACCGGCAAGAACGCGGTCCCGCGCTACCGCCTCGCCCTGGTCAGGGTCGACCCGCGAGGAGCGCCATACGATGATGTCCGCTACCTCGGCGACCCGTTCGCGACGACCGACCTCGGCGACTTCGAGGCAACGGGCATCCGGGGCGACTGGGCCAAGACCTGGGCTAAGGGCGCTGCCCCCTTCTGATGCGGGCCGGCACCATTCACTCCCCGTTCCATCCAAAGCGTCGGGCCCCAACGGTAAGTTCATACACACAAACACGCGCCGCATCGGCGGTGAGGTTCGCCCGTCATCGGGCATGAAGGGTCGAGGAACTAGTGCACAAGCGCAAGCTGATCGAGGTGGCTCTGCCGCTGGAGGCAATCAACCGAGAGTCTGCTCGGGAGAAGTCCATCCGGCACGGTCACCCGTCGACCCTGCACATGTGGTGGGCTCGGCGTCCGTTGGCTGCTGCTCGCGCTGTTCTGTTCGCCCAGCTCGTCGATGACCCAGGCTCGCTATCGGAGGAGTTCCCAACCGAGGAACTTCAGCGCATGGAGCGCGAGAGGCTCCACGACATCATCAAGCGTTTGGTCGTGTGGGAGAACGTTCGCGACGAGAAACTCCTCGCCGAAGCGCACGCGGAGATCGTGAAATCAGCACCGGACGGTCAGCCACCCGCAATCCTCGACCCCTTCGCAGGTGGCGGCACCATCCCGCTTGAAGCCCAACGCCTCGGTCTCGCAGCGCACGCCTCCGATCTCAACCCGGTGGCCGTACTCATCAACAAGGCTCTCATCGAACTCCCGCCCAAGTTCAAGGACCAGACGCCGATTTTTCCCGGTCTCGCGGACTCGCAGATTCGGGCTTGGAAAGGGGCCGAGGGTCTCGCCGCGGACGTGCGAGCCTACGGCGGTTGGATACGCGACGAAGCCGAGAAGAGGATCGGCCACCTTTACCCGAGGGCAGACGGCAAAACCGTCATCGCCTGGATCTGGGCGCGGACGGTCACCTGTCCCAACCCTGCGTGCGGCATCGAGATGCCGCTGGTGCGGTCTTGGTGGCTTGGCAAGAAGAAAGGCAAGGAGGCGTATGTTGTCCCAGAAGTCGTGCCAGACGACACTGCACGCAGCGGTCGGCGCGTTCGTTTCGAGATTGGCCACAACCCCTCAGAGGGGCCGAACTCGGATTCTGACGGCACAGTGGCGCGGACCGCGGCGACATGCATTGCTTGCCAGGGTCCTGTCCCGCTTCGATATGTTCGTGCCGAAGGGCAGGGCGGCCGCCTCGGCGCTGCGCTGATGGCCGTTGTTGCAGAGGGCAATCGCCAACGCGTTCACTTTGCTCCGACCGAGGAACATCGGCGAGCAGCAGACGTTGCACTTCCAGACTCGGTTCCGGTTGGGTCTTTGCCGCCGCACGGTCTGCAACCCGCCAACCCCCAAACCATTCGGATTTATGGTTTCAACGAGTGGTCCGATCTTTTCACCAGCCGTCAATTGATAGCTTTGACAACGTTCAGCGACTTGGTGATTGAGGCTCGTGAGCGAGTGAAGTCTGACGGCGGGACCCAGGCATACGCGGATGCCGTGGCCACCTATCTCGGGTTCGTTCAGAGCAAAATGACCAACCTTTCCTCGTCTATCACGACGTGGATGAGTGATCGCGGAGCGTTCCGTGAGACCTTCGCCAGGCAGGCGCTTCCGATGACATGGGATTACGCCGAGGCCAATGTGTTATCAAACTCTGGCGGTGGCTGGCTGACTTTTCTCGACAAGGAAGTCAAGGTTATTGAAGCCCTGATGCCGGGTGGGCATGTAGATGTCGCTCAGGCCGACGCGGCTAGCAGGAGCTTCTCCAACCTCCTGATTAGTACCGACCCGCCCTACTACGACAACATTGGCTACTCGGACCTTTCTGACTTCTTTTACATCTGGCTCCGCCGTTCGCTCCGCGATGTTCACCCTGCGCTGTTGAGCACCATGCTGGTGCCTAAGGCAGAAGAACTCGTCGCGAATCCGCACCGTCACAACGGCAAGGCGGGAGCGAAGGAATTTTTCGAGGATGGCTTCCAAAAGGTCTTCGCCCACGCACGCCAGGACGCACGGGAGGACTACCCCATAACGGTCTGGTACGCCTTCAAACAGTCCGACTCAGATGAGGCGGGCGAGGCATCGACCGGCTGGGAGACTTTGCTCGAAGGGATGATTCGATCTGGGTGGGAGATCACCGCAACCTGGCCCATGCGAACCGAGGGTTCAGGGAGGCTGCTGGCCAAGGACACCAACGCGCTTGCCTCATCAATCGTCCTGTCGCTACGACCGCGACCTGGGGGTTCGCTCACGACCGACAGGCGAGGCTTCCTCGCGGCGCTTGAGGCTGAACTTCCGGACGCTCTTCGTAAACTTCAGCAAGGCATGATCGCACCCGTCGACCTGCCGCAGGCTGCCATTGGACCTGGAATGGCTGTGTTCAGCCGATTTGGCGCAGTTCTTGAGCCTGACGGGTCCAAGATGACCGTCCGTGCGGCCCTCTCACGAATCAACGAGATCCTTGACCAGGTGCTGAACGAACAGGAGGGCGACTTCGACGCGACGTCGCGCTTCGCGATCGCCTGGTACCGGCAGCACGGTTACGGCGCGGGGAAGTTCGGCGACGCGGACAACCTCGCGCGCGCTCGCAATACCAGCTTGAACGTTATGGATCGGGACGAGATCCTGACAAGTCGCGCCGGGGCAGTGCAGCTCATCAAGCCCGCCGATCTTCCGTGGGACTACGACGTCCTCAAGGACAGTCACACCAGCAACTGGGAAGCCCTGCACCACCTGATCAAGGTGCTGGAACGCGATGGCATCGCGCCTGCCGGAGCCTTTCTCCAGGCAGCCCTTGGCCGCCCTGACGGTGCCATTGACCCGGACCTCGTCAAAGAGCTGGCGCACCTCCTGTTCCGAATCGCCGAGGGCAACGGGTGGACGAAGGACGCGCTGAGCTTCAACAACCTCGTCACCAGCTGGCCAGAGATCCTGGAGACGGCTCGTAGCGTCAAGAAGGCTGGAGCCGAGCAGGCCGCGTTCGACTTCGATGGGGGAGACGATTACTGATGAAGCTGCTGGATGCGGGCGAGGTACAGGTCGGGAAGGTGTTCTCCGCGGAGTACGACTTCACGATCCCGGACTATCAGCGGCCCTACGCCTGGGGCAAGGACCAAACCCTCCAACTCCTCGATGACCTCAAGGACGCTCTCGCGAGCACAAACGACGAGCCCTACTTCCTCGGCTCCATCGTCCTGGTCAAGCAGAAGGGCAGCCCGGC includes the following:
- a CDS encoding DEAD/DEAH box helicase — translated: MEREERQRLKSVAEDVTGWAKRAAKLGKQRQRIADDRQMACDALKARLAPVTGERGVAWRTLALTPGDGDLVTAMARGHQLPAYSPDATRAIAEMSGDGFARAASEAKSVLGARRMFSGKDRKDAGAKAAEWIAGFHAWLGSTSFADELERLEGWDKKSVPAIGASALLTEQVGFASSVANGSELLERPELDSAASAITAMDRAVQREGDLRSAIANAGNAVRQAEARRLVSDMPVERLRDATNGQVRITALTSAGIKNVQQVLDHGGRILTLPGVGETTGNRMVGAARTIWQTTVDEMPVRIDIKNRSAAATDLLKALRAWDTARSIKSATSDLEAAEALRPIISASEPKVSHVVVVPEGRSVQELRSAIAAVANRASLLAGTGSSTADDPWDDFISRPADYFAMLSELGFLSDDEEKSQGDLPTEILEAIRDLKLETTHLKASLRGYQSFGARFALVQRKVIIGDEMGLGKTVESLAVLTHLRAKGSHHFLVVCPAAVVTNWVREVAAKSDLRAHRLHGPGRDGSLTSWIRNGGVAVTTYDSLGWLDGQISDRAKPACLVLDEAHYIKNPDAQRTRRSLTLIQGCERTILLTGTPLENRIEEFRNLVGYLRPDLTVSATEFAPRQFRKQVAPAYLRRNQEDVLTELPELVEVNEWMPLSPADERHYRAAVVEGNFMAMRQAALRAGSNSQKMQRLLDIVEEAEDNERRVIVFSHFRGALDDIASVLPGKVFGPLTGSVPAARRQQMVDEFSRAGHGAVLVAQIVAGGVGLNIQAASVVVICEPQLKPTTEWQAIARSRRMGQLESVQVHRLLSEDGVDKRITDILARKSELFAEFARVSETANSSPEAFDISDAKVAREIVALERERLLSQP
- a CDS encoding helicase-related protein encodes the protein MLAVATSDVQPLPHQIRAVYGELLPRTPLRFLLADDPGAGKTIMAGLYIKELLLRDDVKQCLIIAPGGLVEQWQDELFFKFGLRFDLLTNQLIDAQVNFNVFETNPLLIARMDQLSRNEQLQAQLKETEWDLIIVDEAHRMGAHYFGGELRKTKRFLLGEMLGEITRHLLLMTATPHSGKEDDFQAFLTLLDRDRFEGKQKKSADVTGIMRRMVKEDLLTFEGKKLFPERIAETVPYELTALEHDLYEDVTHYVREGMNRAERLGGKRKNTVGFALTVLQRRLASSPEAIYKSLVRRTERLERKKQEILNGTYREVEPDIDLGDIDDDEFNAEEIEAAEEELLDAATASRTVEELNAELIELGDLVKTARRVREAGTDRKWTELSTILQDHALVTDANGLPRKFIIFTEHRDTLDYLQTKIGSLLGKPDAVRAIHGGVRRAERRQITEEFTKNRDCQILLATDAAGEGLNLQAAHLMVNYDLPWNPNRIEQRFGRVHRIGQEEVCRLWNLVASNTREGEVFTRLLEKLDQMRETYGGKVFDVLGEAFTETPLRNLLLDAIQYGERADVKAKMHEVIDASVGDGLKDLLDERALASDHLADADLHALRAAMDEARARRLQPHYIELAFKAAFAKLGGRIVKREQGRYEIANVPQHIRSAGTGPIATKYDRVTFDLSHVQPDGLTRADLLAPGHPLHDAVMSEAIRNFGGALNKGTVLVSATLEEPQLLVGVVEEVADATGESVARRFGYAYVDSFGTVSPAGPAPYLDCVGAPEGPATDAARRLGWLGDAEDKATSWIIANQLPEYLGEVQPRRLNELTKARDLVTKRLSAESERLLLDAAVASEKEQKGEKPKESSDSLNRKAVELDSRLGKRLALLDQQQLMSTKPPHIVTAALVLPIGMLEGEIPASAPIHAKETKAVERRGVDLVLARERELGRRPVEQAFNNKGFDILSTDANGDTYRIEVKARIEGAKDFFVTHNEVMTGKNAVPRYRLALVRVDPRGAPYDDVRYLGDPFATTDLGDFEATGIRGDWAKTWAKGAAPF
- a CDS encoding DUF1156 domain-containing protein; this translates as MHKRKLIEVALPLEAINRESAREKSIRHGHPSTLHMWWARRPLAAARAVLFAQLVDDPGSLSEEFPTEELQRMERERLHDIIKRLVVWENVRDEKLLAEAHAEIVKSAPDGQPPAILDPFAGGGTIPLEAQRLGLAAHASDLNPVAVLINKALIELPPKFKDQTPIFPGLADSQIRAWKGAEGLAADVRAYGGWIRDEAEKRIGHLYPRADGKTVIAWIWARTVTCPNPACGIEMPLVRSWWLGKKKGKEAYVVPEVVPDDTARSGRRVRFEIGHNPSEGPNSDSDGTVARTAATCIACQGPVPLRYVRAEGQGGRLGAALMAVVAEGNRQRVHFAPTEEHRRAADVALPDSVPVGSLPPHGLQPANPQTIRIYGFNEWSDLFTSRQLIALTTFSDLVIEARERVKSDGGTQAYADAVATYLGFVQSKMTNLSSSITTWMSDRGAFRETFARQALPMTWDYAEANVLSNSGGGWLTFLDKEVKVIEALMPGGHVDVAQADAASRSFSNLLISTDPPYYDNIGYSDLSDFFYIWLRRSLRDVHPALLSTMLVPKAEELVANPHRHNGKAGAKEFFEDGFQKVFAHARQDAREDYPITVWYAFKQSDSDEAGEASTGWETLLEGMIRSGWEITATWPMRTEGSGRLLAKDTNALASSIVLSLRPRPGGSLTTDRRGFLAALEAELPDALRKLQQGMIAPVDLPQAAIGPGMAVFSRFGAVLEPDGSKMTVRAALSRINEILDQVLNEQEGDFDATSRFAIAWYRQHGYGAGKFGDADNLARARNTSLNVMDRDEILTSRAGAVQLIKPADLPWDYDVLKDSHTSNWEALHHLIKVLERDGIAPAGAFLQAALGRPDGAIDPDLVKELAHLLFRIAEGNGWTKDALSFNNLVTSWPEILETARSVKKAGAEQAAFDFDGGDDY